The genomic segment ATCGCCAGGGATAAACCTTTTCCTTTTCGTGTGACAGGGGAGGTGCTCCATGGCCCGAGAAAGGGGACCTTCTCCCTCTCCGGTACAATGGAGGGGTTGCCGGAAGACTTCGACCTCCTAAGGGGGAAAGTGAGGGCCGAGGGGGAATTGAAGGGAATCGAGGTCTCTCACTTTTGGCCTTATCTCAAAAGACTCCTTCCGATGAAGAGGATTGCAGGGGTCCTCGATCTCAAGGCCAAATATCAGGGCTCTCTCTCCGGGCCCTTCATCGCCTCGGCCAAGCTCCAACTCAGAGAGGTCACCTACGATCATCCGCAGGCGTTCGCCTACGTCTTCCACCCCAAATGGATCCAGCTCGAGGTGAACGGGAAATACGACAATCGAACATTGGAGATCCCGGCCTTGTCGATCGAACTTCCCGAGATCAAATTGAGGGCAAAAGGAAGGATCTATGGAGTGGGGACGAAGGAGATGGGGATGGAGGCCATGGCCTCGAGCAACGTTTTCGACCTTGCAGAGGGGAGGAGGTTCATTCCCTTCCGAATCATCACCCCGAAGGTCTCCGACCCCCTATTCCGGGCGGAAGGCAGCGGCCAGGTCCAGATCCTCTCCGTTAGGGTTTCGGGAAAGATCCCCGAGATCGATCACTGCGATGAGCCGAAAAACGCCCATGTGCTCTCGGTGGAAATGAAGGTCCACAACGCCCGGCTGAAACTCCCCTGGAACCTCCCTCCTCTCGAAGAGCTCAAGGGGCACCTCCTGTTTAAACAGGGTCATCTCCATCTGAAGGAGGTGGCAGGAAGGGTCTTTCATTCGAAGATCGAGCAGGCCGAAGGGATATTCTACGAGCTTTTACAGGTTCCCACCCTTGAGGTGAGGGGCCAGGGTCAATTTCAGATGGCCGACCTCCCTGCCCTGTTACAAACCGAGGTGTTCGCGGAGGATCGGGAGACGAGCGATCTTCTTGGGTCCCTTTCCTCCCTTTCTGGCACGGCCAACTATCAGCTCCAAGTCCGTGGGAGGCTCAAATCTCCTCTCAAATTTAAGCATCAAGGGAGCTACCACCTCTTCAGGGTGCGCCTCGTCCACCCTCAAATCCCCTTTCCCCTCTCGATCGGAGAAGGGAAGGTAGGCCTCTCCAATGAAGAGGTCGAATGGTCGGAAGTAAAAATGGACGTCGGGACCTCTTCTCTCCTCCTCCACGGCTCGATCAAGAGGGGAGGCCCTTTTGAAGTGTCGGTCAGAGGAAAGATCGATCTGCCTCACCTCCATTCCCTGATCCGATCTCCGCTCTTTCCACAGCAAGTCCGTCTGAAGGCCGAGGAGATTCAAGCCCTTTCGGGGTCGGGACAGGCAAGCTTCAGGGGAGGAAGGCCGGCCCCTCTTCAGCCGTTTTCCTATGAGTTTCATTTCGCACCGAAGGAGGCCACCCTTCTTTTCAAGGGGGCGACCCAACCGATCCACCTTCGGGAAGGCACCTTCTCTCTCTCTAACGCGGGGGCCACCTGTTCGAAATTAAAAATCCAGTTTTTGAACTCCACGCTGCTCCTGGACGGAACGGTGAGAGAAAACGGGCTGAACCTCACGGCCTCCGGTTCGATCCATCTCAAAAACATCTCGGATCTGGCCAAGATGACCCTCATCCCCAAACCGCTCCGGACCCTGCTCGATGAGGTGAAGGAACCTCAGGGAAACGCAGAGCTCCGTCTGCACTGCCAGGGCAGGATGGAGCAGGGGATGGACCTCCTCAAAGAGGGTGAGATCGTGCTGAAGGGCGTCTCCTTCGGCCACAGGGCGCTTCCCGTTCCCCTCTCTTGGATGGAAGGAAAGGTCCTCTTCTCTTCGCAACAGATTCGACTGGAGGGGATGAGGGGAAAGCTGGGCGATTCTCCGGTTCACCTTTCTCTCGGCATCTCCCGGCTGATGGAAGGGGCAGGAGAGACCGGTTCGACCCTGGGTAGACGGGTCCAGATCCATCTTGCGTCTTCCCAGCTCCATCTCGACCCCATCTTCCCCGAAAGGGAGGACCGAACCCCCCTGTCGTTCGAGAAGGTAAAAGAATGGCTTTCCCGCTTGATTCTTGAAGGCAGGGTGGAGATTGAAAAAGGTAGATACAGGGGAGTCGTCTTTCAAGACCTGAAGTTTGAGATGAAGACGGTCAATGGCCGTTTAACCATCCGGCCTTTCGAGATCAAGGCGAACGGGGGCATGCTCTGGGGCGAGGCCTGGGTCCAACCCTCAAGGGGAGGGATTCAATTCGAGATGAGACCCCGTCTCTCCTACATGGAGGCGCCCCCCCTTCTCCACACCCTTCTCAAAAAGGTCGAAGGAGAGAAGGTGCCGGTGACAGGAAGGCTCTCCATCGATCAGGTCCTGCTGGCTGGAGAGGGCGGAAATTTTCAAGAGATAAAGGAGTCTCTGCAGGGAAGGCTCCGTTTCGAATTGGAGAACGGGGTGATCGAGAGGGCGAACATCCTTTCCAAGATCTTCTCCCTCCTCAACGTCTCCCAGCTCTTCAAAGGGAGGCTTCCCGATCTGAAGACGAGGGGGCTTCCATACCATCGGATCACGGCAACCTTCAAGGTGAAGGAAGGGGTGGCCTTTACCGAAGATTTTCTGGTCGATAGCGATGCGATGAGGATTACGGCCATAGGAAAGGTGGATTTCGGAAAGAACCGGATCGATGCGAAAGTGGGGATTCATCCTCTGGGCACCGTCGATACCATCCTCAGCCACATCCCGATCGCAGGGTATATCCTCACAGGAAAGGATCGGGCCTTCCTCTCCTATTTCTATGAGGTGAAAGGGGATCTCGATGATCCCGTCATCGAGGCCATCCCCTTCAAGATGATCGGAGAAGGAGTGGTGGGCCTCTTCAAACGCCTCCTCGAAACTCCCCTGAGGCCTTTTCTTGGGAATAACAGCGATAAAAAATGAACAAATGTTTTTTTTCACAAGGGCTCCTTTCCCTTGACAAATAACAAGATGTTGTTGTAGTCATTATTGGTCACACTAAATATAGCCTATTCCTGACCCTCTTACCGACCAATCCTGAATTTCAAGGTGGACTGAAAGATGGCAGAGATCATCGAGATGAGAGAGGAACGTAGAGAGCTCAGAGGCGAGTTAGACACCACGGACATGGCCCTCTTCGTCCGGACTTCCGAAGAGTCGATGCACGACTGGAATCGGCAGAGGATTGTCGATGCCCTCCTCAGGGAGACCTATATCGACAGCGATACGGCCAGGGAGATCGCCCGGGAGGTGGAGGACCTCATCTTCACCTCCAAGATCAAGATGATCACCGCTCCCTTGATCCGAGAGCTCGTCAACACCAAACTGATCGAACGAGGTCTCGAGGGTGCGAGGAAGATGCATACACGTCTCGGAATGCCCCTTTACGATGTGGACCAGCTCATTCTCCACCCTAACAAGGAGAATGCCAATGTCCCTCACGGTCCTGAGGCGACCAACCTCACCCTCGCCGAGAGGATTAAAAAGGAGTATGCCCTGCTTTCGGTCTTCTCCCAGGAGACGGCCGATGCCCACATGCGGGGGGACATCCATCTGCACGACCTCGGCTTTGTGGATCGTCCTTATTGTAGCGGTCAATCCCTCGAATATATTAAGCGTTTCGGCCTGAGCCTGCCCAATTCCATTGCCATGGCCAAGCCTGCCAAACATCCGGAGGTGCTTCTGGCCCACATGGTGAAGTTCGCCGCTGGGCTTCAGAGCAACTTCGCAGGGGCGATCGGATGGGATGCCGTCAATCTCTTCTTCGCCCCTTATCTGGTCGGGATGTCGGATCGGGACCTGGAGCAGTTGGCCCAGATGTTGATTTTCGAATTCTCCCAGCAGGCCGTGGCCCGGGGGGGACAGGCCATCTTCACGGATATCAATCTTTACTGGGAGGTGCCCAAACACTTCGAGGATGTCCCTGCCATCGGACCCGGGGGGGCCTATACCGGCAAGAACTACGGCGACTATCTGAAGGAATCCCAGCGGTTTGTCTGGGCCCTTTTCAATGTCTTTATGGACGGGGATGGCTCTGGGAGGCCCTTCTTCTTCCCGAAACCCCTCGTCCACATCACGGAGAAATTCTTCCAGACGCCTGGTCACATGGACTTTCTCCACCATATCTGCGAGGTGGCCACAGAAAAGGGAAACACCTATTTTGTCTTCGACCGGGGGGAGACGGCGAAGATCTCCGAGTGCTGCCGCCTCAGCTTCAAGCTCGAACAGTCCGATCTCCAGGAGGCCAGAGAGCCTTGGAAGATGCGTTATTGCGCCCTTCAGAATGTGACGCTTAACCTGCCCAGGGTGGCCTATCTTGCCAAGGGAGAGGACACCCGCCTCTTCTCCAAATTGACCGAATTTGTCGAGATCGCGGTCAAGGCCCATCTGGAGAAGAAGGCCTTCATCGAAAAACTTCTCTCCCTCGGCGAAAAGGGCCCGCTCGCCCTCCTCGCCATGAATCGGGATGGCTCTCCCTATCTGCGGATGCACCGGGCCAGTTTTCTCATCGGGATGGTCGGCCTCAACGAGCTCGTCCAGATCCATACCGGCCAGGAGATGCACCAGTCCCGTCAGGCCTTCAAGTTCGGGTTGAAGGTGATCGCCCACATGAAATTGCTGGTTGATAAGTTGAGCCAGCGTCACGGAATGCATTTCGTTCTCGAACAGACCCCTGCGGAATCGACCGCCTACCGCTTTGCCAAGCTTGACCTGAGGTACCATTCGCCCCTTTCGGGCCGCATCGTCAAAGGCGACCTTTCGAGAGGAGAGGTTTATTATACCAATTCAACCCATCTGAACGTCTCCGCAGTCCTCAATCCCATTGAGCGGGTGCGACAGGAAGGCCTCTTTCATCCTCTGATCGAGGCCGGAGCCCTCACCCATCTCTGGCTCGGCGAGGCCAGGCCCTCGAAGGAGTCGCTGGCCAACTTCGTCCTCAAGACCTTCCGGCAGACCCAGAACGACCAGATCGCCTTCTCCCCGGAGTTTACCACGTGCAATGCCTGTAACCGGACAAGCCGGGGGTTGAGGACTGCCTGCGCCTATTGCGGATCGACCGAGGTGGATGGCATCACCCGCATCACCGGTTACTTCACCAAGCTCTCCAGCTGGAACAAAGGAAAGCTCGGGGAGCTTCGAAATCGTTATCGGAACCAAGGCTTTCTCGAAACGACCCAGGAAGGGACCGCGCTGAGGGCTGGATAGGGTCCGAAGGGCTCCCCTTCCAACCCATGGAGACCATTTCCATCCCGGGAGGATCCGGGGTGAGGAGATCACACATGGAACGCGTCAAAATCTTCGTCAAGGCCAACTGTCCAAGATGTCCGGCGGCCAAGGAGATCGGGAATGCTTTGAAGAGCGAGGGCATATCGGTCGTCCATTACGACCTCGATACCATCGAAGGCTTAGCCGAAGCCTCCTTTCACAGCATCCTCGCCACGCCCTCGTTCATTGTCGAGGATGAAGAGGAGAGGGAGGTGGCAAGCTGGCGGGGTGTGGTCCCCACCCTCCATGAGTTAAAACAGCACCTCTCCGCAACCCGCCACTCCTTCCCTTAATCCGCGGACCCTGAAATCGAAATACCACCGAGGCTGCAGGGAACGTCGTCGACCCCTCGGCCCCCTGTTTGGGTTTGAGGAGGCCTGGACGTTCAACCCCGATCGGTCATGGTCGATATCAAGGGATTTTTAGAAACCTCGTTTGTGGATTGGCCGGGGAAGATCTGTTCGGTTCTCTTCCTTCCCCGGTGCAACTTCCGTTGCCCCTATTGTCACAACCATGGCTTGATCCTCCATCCCGATCGATTCGCCTCGATCCCGATCGCCGAGGTCTTCCGCCGGCTCGCTTCCTTCAAAGGGTGGATCGACGGCATCTGTCTGACCGGGGGAGAGCCGACCCTCCACCCTGATCTTCCCCTTTTGGTGCGTCAGATCAAGGAGAGGGGATGGGCGGTCAAACTCGACACCAATGGCTCCAATCCGAAGATGCTTCGAACACTGATCGAAGAGGGAGGGATCGACTTTGTGGCCATGGATGTGAAGGCACCTCTGGACCCCTTGAGTTATGGCCGCATCACCGGCCGTCGCGCTGACCTCGAGGCCATCCGGGAGTCGATCGCCCTCCTCAAAGAGAACCGGGTCGAATATCAATTCAGGATGACGGTCGTTCCTCTTTTCCATACCGAGGGAGAGGTCCGGGCCCTCGCCCAGCAACTTCGGGCCGGATCTCGCTTGATCCTGCAGAACTTCAACCCTGCCGATCCCCTGGACCCTTCTCTAAAGAGGTTGAACCCTTACGACCCTAAAACCCTGAAAGAGATGGAGCGGATGGTCCATACCTTTCTTTAAGACCGGCACCCCGAGGGGAGGAGGGGACTTTTCGAGATGGCAAGGGATCCTAAAGCGAGATATGCCGAAAGCCTCGAGAGGGCCCTCCAACACAACTACGAAAAGTTGAAGGAGATGGTGGACGATTTTAAAGGGCTCTGCATGGTCGTCACCCCTGAGCGGGTGCCCCCCCAGGATATCATCACTAATATCCGAAAGCTCTATAAAGAGATCCGTGACCGCTTGGCTGAGATCAGGGCGATTCAGCAGGTCCTCCAAGGAAAATACAGGCAGTACTACCGACGGGACGGACTTCGGGACAAATCGCTCGCCGAGATCGGATTTCTGACCAAAAATCTCTATTCGAAGTTCGAATTCATCCTCCATCAGAAACAGGCCTTGGAGCGCCAAAAAGAGGAGGCTCAAACAGAAGGCAAGCCCTTCCCATCCCTCTGGTTTCGCCTCAGAGACCATCAGGTCACCTTCATCAGGAATCTGAGGCTCCTCAACGAGTTCACGTACGAAGATCCTTCGAACCAAGGCATCCCTGAGAGACGGGCGGTCCAACCCGAAAAAGGAGGACAACTGACCCTTTTCACGTTCAAGGGCGATCCTGAGATCATCCATCGGATCCACACCACTCTCACGTTGAGGGAGCACGATATCCTCGAACGGTATGCCCCGGACGAACTTCGGGGGCTGCTCCTCCATCTCCGGTCGGTGGATCCCGTCGAGCTTCAGAGGATCTTTCAAAGGATGCTCGAAAAAACGGGGGCCTTCGGACTTAAAGTCCTCCTCATCCCGATCCGCTCCGACAAGGAGCTCGAGAGGGACCTCCTCCGAAGGATCCAGAGGACCCTCGAGGCGATGGAGGAGGGAGGGGTTTTTATGCTGGAATGACCCCCCTTATCCCCTTTTGACCTTGAAAGGCGTGGGCGCCCCTTTCTTCAAAGCCTCCCTGGGAGGTTTGACAGCTTCGATATAACTCGTTATAAAAGGACCGAAGCACGCGACCAAGGGCCTGCTACAAGACATCGTTCCTCAAGCGGCCACTTCTCATGAGGTTCCCCCGCGACCTCTCGAAAGGGGAAGGCGCGGGGCTCCTTCGACCTTCAGAGCCCTCTTGGAATCTGCCCCGCCAGAGGGGGCAGGAAGTTCTTCGAACATGGATCAGAACCTGAAACAGTTCTATTTCCTCAGTGATTTCCTGAACCGGAAGGCCTATGACCCATCCGGGAAAAGGGTGGGGAAGGTCTATGATCTCGTGGCCGAGAGGGTGGAACCCTATCCGATGATCCTCGGCCTGGTGATCCGGACCACCGGGAAGAGAAAGGCCGTTCTCCTCTGGGAGAAGATCCTTCAGATCGAACCTCGGATCGTCCTCTCCGAAGAGGACCTTCTCGAACTTTCCGAATTTCTGGCCTCGAGAGATGTGGTCCTCCTTCGAGAAGAGGTGATCGACAAGCAGATCGTCGATACCTACGGGGCCAAGGTCGTCCGGGTCAACGATCTCCATCTCCTCAGGGTGGACTCGAAATTACGGCTGGTCCACGTCGATGTGGGGTTCCGGGGGTTGATGAGGAGGGTCGGATGGGAGAGGGCGACCGATTGGGTTCTCGATCTTCTATTCTCTTACAGACTGCCCAATCAATTCATCTCGTGGAAATATGTCCAACTCCTCTCCGGCTCCGACCTGCTCCACCTCAGCGTCTCCCAGAAGAAACTCTCCCACCTCCATCCGGCCGACTTAGCCGACATCATCGAGGATCTGAGCAGTCGAGAACGCTCCGCCATCTTCCACGCCCTCGATCCGGAGACGGCTGCCGAGACCCTTGAAGAGATCGATCCAAAGATCCAAAAGGCCTTGATCGAGACGATCCCTTTGGAGAAGGCCTCGGATATCGTGGAAGAGATGTCCCCCAGCAATGCGGCCGATCTCCTGGGGGACCTGCCGGAGGAAAGAGCCGAGGAGATCTTAGAGGGGATGGAGCAGGAGAAGGCCGAGGACGTGAGAGAGCTCTTGACCCACCCTGAGGAATCTGCTGGAGGGCTGATGACGACGGCCTATCTCAGCCTCTCCCCGGACATCACCGTGGAGGCCGCCATGGCCCGTCTTAAGGCTGAAGCGCCTCACCTGGACATCATCGATTATATCTACGTGGTGGACGAGGAGAGGGTCTTGCAGGGCGTGATCAGCATCCGGGACCTCCTCACGGCCCAGCCCCACCAGCTTTTGTCCGAGATTCAGACGCCGAGGGTGGTCAGCGTCAAGTTAGACGCGGACCAGAACGAGGTGATCGATGCCTTTGCCAAGTATGGGTTCAGGGCCCTTCCGGTCTTAGACGAAGAGAACCGGTTAAGGGGGGTCATCGGTTTTCGAAGCGTCCTCGATGTGCTGGCCCCCGATGCCGGTTAGCTCCACAGAACCTTTGACGTCTTTCCTCACTCCTGCCCTCAATCGCCCGATTCCGACCGCTCCGCTTTCGGAATTTTGGAGAGGGGGGGAGGGGGTGATCCCAAAGGTAAGGAACCATGTCCGAAACCCTCCGTTGGATCTCCAGTTCCAAACGGTCCCTTTGGAGAACCGTCGGGCTCTTCTTCATCCTGATGGGCCCGGGCATCATCACCTCCAACGTCGACAATGACGCGGGTGGGATCACCACCTACTCCCTGGCCGGCGCCCAGTTCGGCCTTAAACTCATCTGGTCTCTGGTCCCCATCATGATCGTCTTGATCGTCATCCAGGAGATGTGCGCGAGGATGGGGGTCGTCACGGGCAAAGGGCTTTCAGACCTGATCCGCGAGAAATTCGGGGCCAAGATCACCTTCTATTTGATGATCGCCATGTTTCTGACCAACATGGGCAACGCCATCTCCAATTTTGCGGGAGTCGCTGCCGGGATGGAGATTTTCGGAGTTTCCAAAATGGTCTCCGTCCCTCTGAGCGCCTTTCTGGTCTGGTGGATGGTGGTCAAGGGGACCTATAAATCGGTGGAGAAGGCCTTCCTCGTCGCCTGCGTCTTCTATGTCGCCTATATTATTACGGGAATCATCGTCAAGCCTGACTGGGATCGGGTGATCGATCAATTCCTGAATCCCCGGCTGGACCTCCGGCCTGAAGAGATGACCATGGTGATCGGCCTGGTGGGCACGACGATCGCTCCCTGGATGCAATTCTATCTTCAGGCCTCGATCGTGGAAAAAGGGATCAAAGTCGAAGAGTATAAATTCGCCCGCTTCGACGTCATCATGGGGTCGGTCGTCGTCCATATCGTAGCCTTTTTCATTATCCTCGTCTGTGCGGAGACCCTCTTTAAACACGGCATTCATATC from the Thermodesulfobacteriota bacterium genome contains:
- a CDS encoding AsmA-like C-terminal domain-containing protein, which encodes MAISHRRKFLIGLSIPILFVGLFLALGLPYLLRPEYYRHSFQKLLTDHIGREVTFGRATIGFWGGLGIALDDFRIRDRSKSYDLLQAQRLIVTAKTLPLLLRRELRWKRLTLEKPVGRFHRDRTGRLNFLDAPSEGETLRSTPLKMVETFATLFGGTLTLRSGEFSFNDESFEDGPFLIVIRNLDLRLSKIARDKPFPFRVTGEVLHGPRKGTFSLSGTMEGLPEDFDLLRGKVRAEGELKGIEVSHFWPYLKRLLPMKRIAGVLDLKAKYQGSLSGPFIASAKLQLREVTYDHPQAFAYVFHPKWIQLEVNGKYDNRTLEIPALSIELPEIKLRAKGRIYGVGTKEMGMEAMASSNVFDLAEGRRFIPFRIITPKVSDPLFRAEGSGQVQILSVRVSGKIPEIDHCDEPKNAHVLSVEMKVHNARLKLPWNLPPLEELKGHLLFKQGHLHLKEVAGRVFHSKIEQAEGIFYELLQVPTLEVRGQGQFQMADLPALLQTEVFAEDRETSDLLGSLSSLSGTANYQLQVRGRLKSPLKFKHQGSYHLFRVRLVHPQIPFPLSIGEGKVGLSNEEVEWSEVKMDVGTSSLLLHGSIKRGGPFEVSVRGKIDLPHLHSLIRSPLFPQQVRLKAEEIQALSGSGQASFRGGRPAPLQPFSYEFHFAPKEATLLFKGATQPIHLREGTFSLSNAGATCSKLKIQFLNSTLLLDGTVRENGLNLTASGSIHLKNISDLAKMTLIPKPLRTLLDEVKEPQGNAELRLHCQGRMEQGMDLLKEGEIVLKGVSFGHRALPVPLSWMEGKVLFSSQQIRLEGMRGKLGDSPVHLSLGISRLMEGAGETGSTLGRRVQIHLASSQLHLDPIFPEREDRTPLSFEKVKEWLSRLILEGRVEIEKGRYRGVVFQDLKFEMKTVNGRLTIRPFEIKANGGMLWGEAWVQPSRGGIQFEMRPRLSYMEAPPLLHTLLKKVEGEKVPVTGRLSIDQVLLAGEGGNFQEIKESLQGRLRFELENGVIERANILSKIFSLLNVSQLFKGRLPDLKTRGLPYHRITATFKVKEGVAFTEDFLVDSDAMRITAIGKVDFGKNRIDAKVGIHPLGTVDTILSHIPIAGYILTGKDRAFLSYFYEVKGDLDDPVIEAIPFKMIGEGVVGLFKRLLETPLRPFLGNNSDKK
- the nrdD gene encoding anaerobic ribonucleoside-triphosphate reductase gives rise to the protein MAEIIEMREERRELRGELDTTDMALFVRTSEESMHDWNRQRIVDALLRETYIDSDTAREIAREVEDLIFTSKIKMITAPLIRELVNTKLIERGLEGARKMHTRLGMPLYDVDQLILHPNKENANVPHGPEATNLTLAERIKKEYALLSVFSQETADAHMRGDIHLHDLGFVDRPYCSGQSLEYIKRFGLSLPNSIAMAKPAKHPEVLLAHMVKFAAGLQSNFAGAIGWDAVNLFFAPYLVGMSDRDLEQLAQMLIFEFSQQAVARGGQAIFTDINLYWEVPKHFEDVPAIGPGGAYTGKNYGDYLKESQRFVWALFNVFMDGDGSGRPFFFPKPLVHITEKFFQTPGHMDFLHHICEVATEKGNTYFVFDRGETAKISECCRLSFKLEQSDLQEAREPWKMRYCALQNVTLNLPRVAYLAKGEDTRLFSKLTEFVEIAVKAHLEKKAFIEKLLSLGEKGPLALLAMNRDGSPYLRMHRASFLIGMVGLNELVQIHTGQEMHQSRQAFKFGLKVIAHMKLLVDKLSQRHGMHFVLEQTPAESTAYRFAKLDLRYHSPLSGRIVKGDLSRGEVYYTNSTHLNVSAVLNPIERVRQEGLFHPLIEAGALTHLWLGEARPSKESLANFVLKTFRQTQNDQIAFSPEFTTCNACNRTSRGLRTACAYCGSTEVDGITRITGYFTKLSSWNKGKLGELRNRYRNQGFLETTQEGTALRAG
- a CDS encoding thioredoxin family protein — translated: MERVKIFVKANCPRCPAAKEIGNALKSEGISVVHYDLDTIEGLAEASFHSILATPSFIVEDEEEREVASWRGVVPTLHELKQHLSATRHSFP
- a CDS encoding anaerobic ribonucleoside-triphosphate reductase activating protein, producing MVDIKGFLETSFVDWPGKICSVLFLPRCNFRCPYCHNHGLILHPDRFASIPIAEVFRRLASFKGWIDGICLTGGEPTLHPDLPLLVRQIKERGWAVKLDTNGSNPKMLRTLIEEGGIDFVAMDVKAPLDPLSYGRITGRRADLEAIRESIALLKENRVEYQFRMTVVPLFHTEGEVRALAQQLRAGSRLILQNFNPADPLDPSLKRLNPYDPKTLKEMERMVHTFL
- a CDS encoding CBS domain-containing protein, coding for MDQNLKQFYFLSDFLNRKAYDPSGKRVGKVYDLVAERVEPYPMILGLVIRTTGKRKAVLLWEKILQIEPRIVLSEEDLLELSEFLASRDVVLLREEVIDKQIVDTYGAKVVRVNDLHLLRVDSKLRLVHVDVGFRGLMRRVGWERATDWVLDLLFSYRLPNQFISWKYVQLLSGSDLLHLSVSQKKLSHLHPADLADIIEDLSSRERSAIFHALDPETAAETLEEIDPKIQKALIETIPLEKASDIVEEMSPSNAADLLGDLPEERAEEILEGMEQEKAEDVRELLTHPEESAGGLMTTAYLSLSPDITVEAAMARLKAEAPHLDIIDYIYVVDEERVLQGVISIRDLLTAQPHQLLSEIQTPRVVSVKLDADQNEVIDAFAKYGFRALPVLDEENRLRGVIGFRSVLDVLAPDAG
- a CDS encoding Nramp family divalent metal transporter codes for the protein MSETLRWISSSKRSLWRTVGLFFILMGPGIITSNVDNDAGGITTYSLAGAQFGLKLIWSLVPIMIVLIVIQEMCARMGVVTGKGLSDLIREKFGAKITFYLMIAMFLTNMGNAISNFAGVAAGMEIFGVSKMVSVPLSAFLVWWMVVKGTYKSVEKAFLVACVFYVAYIITGIIVKPDWDRVIDQFLNPRLDLRPEEMTMVIGLVGTTIAPWMQFYLQASIVEKGIKVEEYKFARFDVIMGSVVVHIVAFFIILVCAETLFKHGIHIETAKDAALSLKPLAGKYCTYLFAFGLVNASLFAASILPLSTTYLICEGLGWEVGLDKKFMEAPQFYGIYTLIILLGAGIILYPDIPLIPIMYFSQVVNGIVLPFILIFILLLVNDKKLMMEHTNGPIFNCIAWTTAILLILFTLTLFVLMV